One genomic region from Bacillus sp. SLBN-46 encodes:
- a CDS encoding YerC/YecD family TrpR-related protein, producing the protein MQINKLRGKELDQLFQSVLSLKDLEECYRFFDDLCTINEIQSLAQRLDVARMLREGNTYHKIETETGASTATISRVKRCLNFGNDTYEMVLERIKDENSKTIKE; encoded by the coding sequence ATGCAAATTAATAAATTACGTGGAAAAGAGCTTGACCAATTGTTCCAATCAGTTCTTTCATTAAAGGATTTGGAAGAATGCTATCGCTTTTTTGATGACTTGTGCACAATCAATGAGATTCAATCGTTAGCACAACGTTTGGATGTAGCGAGAATGCTGCGTGAAGGAAATACGTATCACAAGATTGAAACGGAAACAGGTGCAAGCACAGCAACGATTTCACGAGTGAAGCGCTGCTTAAACTTTGGAAACGACACATACGAAATGGTCCTTGAACGCATTAAAGATGAAAATAGTAAAACGATAAAGGAATAA
- a CDS encoding DUF3048 domain-containing protein, with protein sequence MKKWAVAMAAVLLLFSGCSNKEKEKVQDPVKKEKVVKKVEEKEQEKQEYPYYYPLTGIGSTTETDERAVAVMVNNHPKARPQSGLNKADVVYEVLAEGDITRFLAVFQSEKPENIGPVRSARDYYVNLAKGLNALYVAHGWSEEAKKMLEGNVVDNLNGMVYDGTLFKRSKTRKAPHNSYITYDNILKGAEQKKYSMKKSPPSFTFMTEDERENVTGNEATSVKITYSKGGISDSVLEFDSTVGKYKRFSGGEQTVDLDTNEPVLLDNVFIIEAVHKIIDSYGRRDIDLQSGGRAYLIQMGKVNTVEWANRNGLIVPMKNGKEVPLVQGKTWVNVVPTTPGMETSVSFNVK encoded by the coding sequence ATGAAAAAATGGGCTGTTGCCATGGCAGCTGTCCTGTTACTGTTTTCAGGCTGCAGTAATAAGGAAAAAGAAAAAGTTCAAGATCCAGTAAAAAAAGAAAAAGTGGTTAAAAAGGTAGAAGAAAAAGAGCAAGAGAAGCAAGAATACCCTTATTATTATCCATTAACAGGCATAGGTTCTACAACCGAAACGGATGAAAGAGCCGTTGCTGTTATGGTGAATAATCATCCGAAAGCCAGACCACAATCAGGCTTGAATAAGGCTGATGTGGTGTATGAGGTGCTTGCAGAGGGTGATATTACCCGCTTCCTTGCCGTCTTTCAAAGTGAAAAGCCGGAAAATATCGGACCTGTCCGTAGCGCACGGGATTATTATGTTAATCTTGCCAAAGGACTGAATGCCCTTTATGTTGCCCATGGTTGGAGTGAAGAGGCAAAGAAGATGCTGGAAGGAAATGTTGTGGATAATTTAAACGGAATGGTTTATGATGGTACCCTGTTTAAGCGATCCAAAACTCGAAAAGCACCTCACAACTCCTATATTACGTATGATAATATTTTAAAAGGCGCTGAGCAGAAGAAATATTCGATGAAAAAAAGTCCCCCGAGTTTTACATTTATGACTGAGGATGAGAGAGAAAATGTAACCGGGAATGAAGCCACATCGGTGAAGATTACGTATTCAAAGGGTGGAATTTCGGACTCTGTATTGGAATTCGACAGTACTGTTGGCAAATATAAGCGCTTCTCAGGTGGGGAGCAGACCGTTGATTTAGACACCAATGAACCAGTTTTACTGGATAATGTATTTATTATTGAAGCCGTTCATAAAATCATTGATTCCTATGGCCGCAGGGATATTGACCTGCAGTCAGGAGGAAGAGCCTACCTCATCCAGATGGGGAAGGTGAACACAGTAGAATGGGCTAATCGGAATGGCCTAATTGTTCCCATGAAAAATGGGAAAGAGGTTCCTTTGGTTCAAGGAAAGACTTGGGTCAATGTGGTCCCAACAACTCCTGGAATGGAAACCAGTGTTTCTTTTAACGTCAAATAA
- the ligA gene encoding NAD-dependent DNA ligase LigA translates to MDLLMAEQKITEVRSLLNQYGYEYYVLDQPSVPDAEYDRLMEELLELEEKFPELKTPDSPSVRVGGAVLDVFEKVEHRTPMLSLGNAFNEQDLKDFDRRIRQAVGDDFSYVCELKIDGLAVSLRYEDGLFIQGATRGDGTIGEDITANLKTIQSIPLRLRENVSLEVRGEAYMPKRSFEALNEKRAERGEELFANPRNAAAGSLRQLDPKIAASRKLDVFLYGIGNVGESGVVSHSEGLDYLDQLGFKTNKERRKCATIDEVIEYVNSWVEKRPHLPYEIDGIVIKVDSLEQQTELGTTAKSPRWAIAYKFPAEEVVTTLLDIELSIGRTGVVTPTAILAPVKVAGTTVQRASLHNEDLIREKDIKIGDQVVVKKAGDIIPEVVNVLADQRTGNEVDFHMPTHCPECESELVRLEGEVALRCINPKCPAQIREGLIHFVSRDAMNIDGLGEKVISQLFAEKLISDVADIYKLTREQLLALERMGEKSVSNLLKAIETSKGNSLEKLLFGLGIRHVGAKAAKTLAQVFGSMNKLAEASKEELIAINEIGDKMADSIVAYFEQEEAKELMEELAAVGVNMEYKGAKPVTADESDSIFAGKTVVLTGKLEQLSRNEAKEKIEALGGNVAGSVSKKTHLVIAGEDAGSKLTKAQELGIEVWDEEKLVEELNK, encoded by the coding sequence ATGGACCTTCTAATGGCTGAACAGAAAATTACGGAAGTAAGAAGCTTATTAAATCAATATGGATATGAATACTATGTGCTAGATCAACCATCTGTGCCAGATGCTGAATATGACAGGCTAATGGAGGAGCTTTTAGAGCTAGAGGAAAAGTTCCCAGAGTTAAAGACGCCAGACTCTCCTTCGGTGCGTGTAGGTGGTGCGGTTCTTGACGTATTTGAGAAGGTGGAGCACCGCACACCGATGTTAAGCTTAGGTAATGCCTTTAATGAGCAAGACTTAAAGGATTTTGACCGCAGGATTCGTCAGGCGGTAGGAGACGACTTTTCCTACGTCTGTGAATTGAAAATTGACGGCCTTGCTGTTTCGTTGCGCTATGAAGACGGTTTGTTCATTCAAGGGGCAACCCGTGGGGATGGAACCATTGGTGAGGATATCACTGCTAATTTAAAGACGATTCAATCGATTCCACTTCGTCTACGTGAAAATGTTTCACTCGAGGTGCGCGGGGAAGCCTATATGCCGAAGCGATCGTTTGAAGCTTTAAATGAGAAGAGGGCTGAGCGCGGCGAGGAATTGTTCGCTAATCCAAGAAATGCTGCTGCAGGCTCCTTAAGACAGCTCGATCCCAAAATTGCTGCCTCAAGAAAGCTGGATGTGTTTTTATACGGAATTGGCAATGTCGGTGAAAGCGGAGTTGTTTCCCATAGTGAAGGCCTAGATTATTTAGACCAGCTTGGCTTTAAAACAAATAAAGAGCGAAGAAAATGTGCCACCATTGATGAAGTAATAGAGTATGTGAACAGCTGGGTAGAAAAACGGCCGCATCTTCCTTATGAAATCGATGGGATTGTCATAAAAGTGGATTCTCTCGAGCAGCAGACGGAGCTTGGAACGACAGCAAAAAGTCCGCGCTGGGCGATTGCTTACAAGTTTCCTGCTGAGGAAGTAGTCACCACTCTGCTAGATATTGAGTTAAGCATCGGTAGAACAGGGGTAGTGACACCAACGGCTATCCTTGCACCTGTTAAAGTAGCGGGCACAACGGTACAACGTGCTTCACTTCATAATGAAGATTTAATTCGTGAAAAGGATATTAAAATCGGCGATCAAGTGGTAGTGAAAAAAGCAGGTGACATCATCCCTGAAGTGGTCAACGTGTTAGCTGATCAACGAACAGGAAATGAAGTGGACTTCCATATGCCGACACATTGTCCGGAATGTGAAAGTGAATTGGTCCGTCTAGAAGGTGAAGTGGCTTTACGCTGTATTAATCCGAAATGTCCGGCGCAAATTCGCGAAGGGTTAATCCACTTTGTTTCTCGTGATGCGATGAATATTGATGGTCTTGGGGAAAAAGTGATTAGTCAGCTGTTTGCGGAAAAGTTAATCAGCGATGTGGCTGATATTTATAAACTTACCAGGGAACAGCTTTTAGCTCTTGAACGAATGGGAGAAAAATCTGTTTCCAATCTATTAAAGGCAATTGAAACTTCTAAAGGCAATTCTCTTGAAAAACTTTTATTTGGTCTCGGTATTCGTCATGTTGGGGCGAAAGCAGCCAAAACGCTTGCCCAGGTTTTTGGTTCCATGAACAAATTAGCAGAGGCTTCAAAAGAGGAGTTAATTGCGATTAACGAAATTGGAGATAAAATGGCTGACTCCATTGTTGCCTATTTTGAACAAGAAGAAGCTAAGGAGTTAATGGAAGAATTAGCTGCTGTAGGTGTCAATATGGAATACAAAGGGGCGAAGCCAGTCACTGCTGACGAATCCGATAGTATTTTTGCTGGAAAAACCGTCGTTCTTACAGGAAAGCTTGAACAGTTATCACGCAATGAAGCGAAGGAGAAAATCGAAGCGCTTGGTGGAAATGTGGCAGGCAGTGTAAGTAAAAAGACACATCTCGTGATAGCAGGTGAGGATGCCGGCTCCAAACTAACCAAAGCACAAGAACTAGGAATCGAAGTATGGGATGAGGAGAAGCTTGTAGAAGAATTAAATAAGTAA
- a CDS encoding heptaprenylglyceryl phosphate synthase — translation MYDFREWRHVFKLDPNKEITDEQLEKICESGTDAVIVGGTDGVTLENVLDLMARIRRYTVPCVLEVSSINTVTPGFDLYFVPTILNSNDPNWITGLHHQAVKEYGEIMDWEEFAMEGYCILNEECKAAKLTSANAQLTTEDVKAYAMMAEKMFQLPIFYLEYSGKYGDPAVVAEVKKVLDQTTLFYGGGITTAEHAVEMAKHADVIVVGNVIYDDFDQALETVKSVK, via the coding sequence ATGTATGATTTTCGCGAGTGGCGGCATGTCTTTAAACTCGATCCAAATAAAGAAATAACAGACGAGCAATTGGAAAAAATTTGTGAGTCTGGTACGGATGCAGTGATTGTAGGAGGAACGGATGGAGTAACACTCGAGAACGTTCTTGATCTAATGGCAAGAATTCGCCGTTATACGGTTCCATGTGTCCTTGAAGTTTCAAGTATCAATACGGTTACACCAGGTTTTGACCTTTATTTTGTACCAACCATATTAAATAGCAATGATCCAAACTGGATTACCGGGTTGCATCATCAAGCCGTTAAAGAATATGGTGAAATCATGGATTGGGAAGAATTCGCCATGGAAGGGTACTGTATTTTAAACGAAGAATGTAAAGCGGCAAAACTGACATCAGCCAACGCTCAATTAACAACCGAGGATGTTAAGGCCTATGCAATGATGGCAGAAAAAATGTTTCAGCTACCAATCTTCTATTTAGAATATAGCGGTAAATATGGGGATCCTGCTGTAGTAGCGGAAGTTAAAAAGGTTCTTGACCAAACTACGTTATTTTATGGTGGGGGAATCACTACCGCCGAACATGCAGTAGAAATGGCCAAGCATGCCGATGTCATTGTTGTCGGAAATGTCATTTATGACGATTTTGATCAAGCCTTGGAAACCGTAAAAAGTGTCAAATAG
- a CDS encoding DUF2892 domain-containing protein, producing MNIRPNIGILNALIRITFGLTILAWSTSKLVKRPWRDSYLLAAFMGAMKVAEGIVRYCPLTALYEQYQNRMQVDDPANESRNSMEGLEDFDGEEVLPYNPS from the coding sequence TTGAATATCCGGCCAAATATTGGGATTTTAAACGCGCTAATTCGGATTACCTTTGGGTTAACTATTCTTGCTTGGAGCACCTCAAAGCTGGTGAAACGTCCTTGGAGAGATTCTTATTTATTGGCTGCATTTATGGGAGCAATGAAGGTAGCAGAGGGCATTGTTCGCTATTGCCCATTAACTGCATTATATGAGCAATATCAGAATAGAATGCAGGTTGATGATCCTGCTAACGAGTCAAGGAATAGTATGGAAGGGCTAGAGGATTTTGATGGAGAAGAGGTACTTCCTTATAATCCGTCTTAA
- a CDS encoding adenine deaminase C-terminal domain-containing protein, whose translation MLEQRYRWKNKNLRMHVSVLDGKTSPTILLKNALYLNQTFRQWMRANIWIYDDRIVYVGDNLPGHIDEKCEIIDCTNEILVPGYIEPHAHPFQLYNPLTLAAYASQFGTTTLINDNMALILHLKKREAFSLLRDLRSIPSTMFWWCRFDSQTEILNEEEKFSHSNIKTWLEHDAVLQGGELTGWPKLLDGDDMMLHWIQEAKRMRKQIEGHFPGASEKTLAKMMLLGADCDHEAMTGEEVYNRLMQGYMVSLRHSSIRPDLPQLLDDMKRLGIEAYDRLLFNTDGSSSAFYEQGITDHMIRMAIEKGVPIIDAYNMATVNIARYYNIDHLHGNIATGRVANINFLSSIENPTPVSVLAKGKWVKRDGVKVEEAYPGVDWKDYGLKPMELDWELSMDDLQYSMPFGIKMENSVITKPYSISIDVSGDELPPDHDECFFTLIDRKGKWRINTLLKGFATKLSALASSFSNTGDIILIGKNKQDMLHAFNRMKELGGGIVVVEEDNVVCELPLYLSGVMSDLPMEELMQQEKELFSVLKDRGYSFSDPIYSLLFFSSTHLPYIRITQQGMYDVMNKTVLFPSIMR comes from the coding sequence ATGCTAGAACAACGCTACCGCTGGAAAAACAAAAACTTACGCATGCATGTATCCGTTTTAGATGGGAAAACTTCTCCAACGATCCTATTGAAAAACGCCTTATATTTAAATCAGACGTTCCGTCAATGGATGAGAGCGAATATATGGATTTACGACGATCGCATTGTCTATGTCGGCGACAACCTGCCTGGACACATTGATGAAAAATGTGAAATCATTGATTGCACTAATGAGATTTTAGTTCCAGGTTATATTGAACCACATGCACATCCATTTCAATTATATAATCCCCTAACATTGGCGGCCTATGCATCGCAGTTTGGGACGACAACGTTAATTAATGACAATATGGCACTCATTTTACATTTGAAAAAAAGGGAAGCGTTTTCATTGCTGCGGGACCTTCGCTCGATTCCTTCCACCATGTTTTGGTGGTGCCGCTTTGATTCACAAACGGAAATTTTGAATGAAGAGGAAAAATTTTCGCATAGTAATATTAAAACGTGGCTTGAGCATGATGCCGTGCTACAAGGCGGAGAACTCACTGGATGGCCAAAACTGCTTGATGGCGACGATATGATGCTTCATTGGATTCAAGAAGCGAAACGGATGCGAAAGCAAATTGAAGGTCATTTTCCAGGTGCTTCTGAAAAAACGTTGGCGAAAATGATGCTACTTGGCGCCGATTGTGATCATGAAGCCATGACGGGGGAAGAGGTTTATAACCGTTTAATGCAAGGGTATATGGTGTCTTTAAGGCACTCTTCAATTCGCCCGGATCTTCCGCAGTTATTGGATGATATGAAGCGTTTAGGCATTGAGGCATATGATAGATTACTATTCAATACAGATGGCTCATCTTCTGCCTTTTATGAACAGGGAATCACGGATCACATGATTCGAATGGCTATTGAAAAAGGCGTGCCAATTATTGATGCCTATAATATGGCAACTGTGAATATAGCAAGATACTATAATATCGACCATTTACATGGGAATATCGCAACAGGTCGCGTAGCTAATATTAACTTCCTATCAAGTATTGAAAATCCAACTCCTGTATCTGTCCTAGCAAAAGGAAAATGGGTAAAACGGGATGGTGTGAAGGTGGAAGAGGCTTATCCTGGAGTGGATTGGAAGGATTACGGCTTGAAGCCAATGGAGTTAGATTGGGAGTTATCCATGGATGATTTACAGTATTCGATGCCGTTCGGAATTAAAATGGAAAACTCCGTGATTACAAAACCATACTCCATCTCTATTGACGTCTCAGGGGATGAACTTCCACCAGATCACGACGAGTGCTTCTTTACTTTAATTGACCGTAAAGGAAAATGGAGAATTAACACCCTGTTAAAAGGCTTTGCAACGAAGTTGTCCGCATTAGCAAGCTCGTTTTCTAATACGGGGGACATTATTTTAATAGGAAAAAATAAACAAGATATGCTTCATGCTTTTAATAGAATGAAAGAATTAGGTGGAGGCATAGTGGTGGTAGAGGAAGATAATGTGGTTTGTGAGCTGCCGCTTTATCTAAGCGGAGTTATGTCAGACCTTCCGATGGAAGAGTTAATGCAGCAGGAAAAGGAATTATTCTCAGTTTTAAAGGATAGAGGCTATTCTTTCTCCGACCCGATTTATAGTCTGCTGTTTTTTTCTTCCACTCATTTGCCATATATCCGCATAACTCAGCAAGGAATGTATGATGTGATGAACAAAACAGTACTCTTTCCTTCGATAATGCGTTAA
- the pcrA gene encoding DNA helicase PcrA — MQFLTDKLLNGLNPEQQNAVKATDGPLLLMAGAGSGKTRVLTHRIGYLIVEKRVNPYNILAITFTNKAAREMRERIGKMMGGAAEEIWISTFHSMCVRILRRDIDRMGFNRNFTILDTTDQQSVVKGILKEKNIDPKKFDPRAILGSISSAKNELIDPEEFKKTAGGYFEQVVSDVYEEYQKRLRKNQALDFDDLIMMTIQLFTRVPEVLEFYQRKFQYIHVDEYQDTNRAQYMLVKLLANRFKNLCVVGDSDQSIYKWRGADIANILSFEKDYPNATVILLEQNYRSTKRILLAANKVIENNMNRRAKNLWTENPEGNKLVYYRADSEQGEAQFVAGKIKELTRDQNVKLSDIAILYRTNAQSRVMEEVLLKSNIEYSIVGGIKFYDRKEIKDMLAYLRLISNPDDDISLQRVINVPKRGIGSTSLDKIADFAAMHDLSLYQALDSIELIGLSPKITKAAREFRDLIKNYTNMQEFLSVTELVEEILDKTGYREMLKAEKSLEAQSRLENLEELLSVTKNFEDSSEDRTLVAFLTDLALVADIDSLDEDGEKADTITLMTLHSAKGLEFPVVFLIGLEEGVFPHSRSLMEEAEMEEERRLAYVGITRAEKSLFITNAQMRTLFGRTNMNPASRFIAEIPEDLIEGVEQEKRMNTPFNSGGGRSFGGSGSSFGQAKSTFSTPTTQRKPVMRPVSAASGGEDVGWKVGDKAEHGKWGIGTVVSVKGQGEGTELDIAFPSPVGIKRLLAKFAPIKKA, encoded by the coding sequence ATGCAATTTTTAACAGACAAGCTATTAAACGGGCTGAACCCAGAACAACAGAATGCCGTGAAAGCAACAGACGGACCACTTCTTTTAATGGCAGGTGCCGGAAGTGGTAAAACAAGAGTACTAACGCATCGAATCGGTTACTTAATAGTAGAAAAGCGCGTCAACCCTTATAATATTTTAGCAATTACCTTCACGAATAAAGCGGCAAGAGAGATGAGAGAACGTATCGGAAAAATGATGGGTGGTGCCGCTGAAGAAATATGGATCTCTACCTTTCACTCGATGTGTGTAAGAATTCTGCGTAGAGATATTGACCGCATGGGCTTTAACCGCAATTTTACTATTCTTGATACAACAGACCAACAATCCGTAGTCAAAGGGATTTTGAAAGAAAAAAACATTGACCCGAAAAAATTTGACCCTCGTGCGATTCTAGGCTCAATTAGCTCGGCTAAAAACGAACTCATTGACCCAGAAGAGTTTAAAAAGACGGCTGGCGGGTATTTTGAACAAGTGGTCAGTGATGTGTATGAAGAATATCAAAAACGATTACGTAAAAATCAAGCACTTGATTTTGATGATTTAATTATGATGACGATTCAATTGTTTACTCGTGTACCGGAAGTGCTTGAATTTTATCAGCGGAAATTCCAATATATACACGTGGATGAGTACCAGGATACGAACAGAGCCCAGTATATGCTTGTTAAACTATTGGCCAATCGTTTTAAAAACCTGTGTGTCGTAGGGGATTCAGACCAGTCCATCTATAAGTGGAGGGGAGCGGATATTGCCAATATCCTTTCCTTTGAAAAGGACTATCCGAATGCAACGGTTATTTTACTAGAGCAAAACTATCGTTCAACCAAGAGAATTCTTCTTGCAGCCAATAAAGTAATAGAAAACAATATGAACCGCAGAGCGAAAAATCTGTGGACTGAAAACCCGGAAGGAAACAAGCTCGTTTATTACCGTGCAGATAGTGAGCAGGGAGAAGCGCAATTTGTTGCGGGGAAAATTAAAGAATTAACAAGAGATCAGAATGTTAAGCTGTCAGATATTGCGATTCTCTATCGTACCAACGCACAATCCCGTGTAATGGAGGAAGTGCTGCTGAAATCCAATATTGAATATAGCATTGTCGGTGGCATTAAGTTCTATGACAGAAAAGAAATTAAGGACATGCTAGCTTATTTACGTCTGATTTCAAACCCAGACGATGACATTAGCTTACAACGGGTTATTAATGTACCGAAACGTGGAATCGGCTCCACTTCGCTTGATAAAATTGCGGATTTTGCAGCCATGCATGACTTATCCTTATATCAAGCATTAGACTCGATTGAATTAATCGGCTTAAGCCCGAAAATTACAAAGGCAGCAAGAGAGTTCCGTGATTTAATTAAAAATTACACGAATATGCAGGAATTCCTTTCTGTAACAGAATTAGTGGAAGAAATCCTGGATAAGACAGGATATCGCGAAATGCTGAAGGCGGAAAAGTCGCTTGAAGCACAAAGCCGTCTTGAAAACCTTGAGGAATTATTATCCGTTACGAAAAACTTCGAGGATTCCAGTGAGGATAGAACCTTAGTTGCATTCTTAACAGATTTGGCACTTGTTGCTGATATTGATTCACTAGATGAGGATGGTGAAAAGGCTGATACCATCACACTTATGACCTTGCACTCTGCAAAAGGTCTGGAATTCCCAGTGGTTTTCCTCATTGGCCTTGAAGAAGGTGTATTCCCGCATAGCCGCTCCCTTATGGAAGAAGCGGAGATGGAAGAAGAGCGCCGTCTTGCCTACGTCGGAATCACAAGAGCAGAGAAGAGCCTATTTATAACCAACGCTCAAATGAGAACATTATTTGGTAGAACAAATATGAACCCTGCATCAAGGTTTATCGCTGAAATTCCGGAAGATTTAATTGAAGGAGTAGAGCAGGAGAAACGTATGAATACGCCATTTAATTCTGGCGGAGGAAGAAGTTTTGGAGGCTCAGGGTCATCCTTTGGACAAGCCAAAAGTACATTTAGTACACCAACTACCCAAAGAAAACCAGTGATGCGTCCAGTTTCAGCTGCTTCTGGCGGAGAGGATGTCGGCTGGAAGGTTGGCGATAAAGCAGAACATGGTAAGTGGGGAATTGGAACGGTTGTAAGTGTGAAAGGGCAGGGAGAGGGAACAGAACTTGATATTGCGTTTCCAAGCCCAGTAGGTATCAAACGCCTATTAGCTAAATTTGCACCAATTAAAAAAGCATAA
- a CDS encoding EYxxD motif small membrane protein produces MMMFWEYVSHMSFVLIVIIGSIVALLYTYMRRSSKRRAR; encoded by the coding sequence ATGATGATGTTTTGGGAATACGTAAGTCATATGTCGTTTGTGTTGATTGTGATTATCGGCAGCATTGTAGCCTTACTCTACACCTATATGCGCCGCTCTAGTAAAAGACGAGCCCGTTAG
- the purD gene encoding phosphoribosylamine--glycine ligase, with the protein MKVLIIGRGGREHALCRKVSESTLVEKVFVAPGNDGMVDVGELVPIDESQHEQLIQFAVEQEVGLTIIGPEVPLLAGLADQFEAAGLLVFGPRQVAAEIEGSKSFAKELMKNYQIPTADYAVFTSFDEARDYIEEKGAPIVIKADGLAAGKGVTVAFTKEEALASLEEMLIGARFGAASSRVVIEEFLSGEEFSLMALVNGDVVVPLEIAQDHKRAFDGDQGPNTGGMGAYSPVPQISRDTVETAIETVLIPAAKAMVQEGRSFCGVLYAGLIATAEGPKVIEFNARFGDPETQVVLPRLQSDLVEVMVELLQGGCPQLDWSEEAMVGVVVAAKGYPDHYEKGAVLTGLNHFTDEVVTFHAGSLKNESGQFVTNGGRVLLVGAKAETLQAAQDKVYQEMEKLQCDGIFYRKDIGAKAIQPVIG; encoded by the coding sequence ATGAAGGTCTTAATCATTGGTCGTGGTGGCAGAGAGCATGCTTTATGCCGAAAAGTAAGTGAAAGCACGTTGGTTGAAAAAGTCTTTGTCGCACCTGGAAATGACGGAATGGTGGATGTGGGTGAGTTGGTTCCTATTGATGAGTCACAGCACGAACAACTCATTCAATTTGCCGTGGAGCAAGAAGTGGGCCTAACTATTATTGGACCGGAAGTACCGCTCTTAGCAGGTCTTGCCGATCAGTTTGAAGCAGCAGGCTTACTTGTCTTCGGTCCCCGTCAAGTGGCAGCGGAAATTGAGGGAAGCAAATCCTTTGCGAAGGAACTCATGAAAAACTATCAGATTCCGACGGCGGATTATGCTGTTTTTACTTCCTTTGATGAAGCGCGTGACTATATCGAAGAAAAAGGAGCGCCCATTGTTATTAAAGCCGATGGTTTAGCGGCGGGAAAAGGTGTAACAGTGGCGTTCACAAAAGAGGAAGCTTTGGCAAGCCTAGAGGAAATGCTTATTGGGGCAAGGTTTGGTGCGGCATCTTCCCGAGTAGTCATCGAGGAGTTTTTAAGCGGTGAGGAATTTTCACTTATGGCATTGGTGAATGGTGACGTGGTCGTTCCACTGGAAATCGCTCAAGACCATAAGCGCGCGTTTGATGGGGATCAGGGGCCAAATACAGGTGGAATGGGCGCTTATTCACCTGTTCCTCAGATTAGCAGGGACACGGTAGAAACGGCAATTGAGACCGTCCTAATCCCGGCAGCCAAGGCTATGGTGCAGGAAGGCAGAAGCTTTTGTGGTGTTTTATATGCCGGGTTAATTGCTACGGCGGAGGGGCCAAAGGTCATCGAGTTTAATGCCCGTTTTGGTGATCCGGAAACCCAAGTCGTCTTACCGAGATTACAATCAGATTTGGTTGAAGTGATGGTAGAACTATTGCAGGGTGGCTGTCCTCAGCTTGACTGGTCGGAAGAGGCAATGGTTGGGGTCGTTGTTGCAGCAAAGGGATATCCTGACCATTATGAAAAAGGAGCCGTGCTCACAGGGTTGAACCATTTTACTGATGAAGTGGTTACTTTTCATGCAGGTTCTTTGAAAAATGAATCTGGTCAATTTGTTACAAATGGCGGAAGGGTCCTGCTTGTTGGTGCTAAGGCAGAAACGCTGCAGGCAGCGCAAGACAAGGTTTATCAAGAGATGGAAAAGCTTCAGTGTGATGGGATTTTTTATCGAAAAGATATTGGGGCAAAAGCAATTCAACCCGTTATTGGCTAA